CTCGACGCGGCGGGGCTCCCCTCGCGGCTGGCGCGGCTCGCGGGCAGCGAGGGCTGGTGGTTCGCCTACAAGTTCGAGCTGTCGGGCCTCAAGCCCGAGGAGAAGCTCGTCCACCTGGTGCTGGTGAAGGACCGGGACGGCGGGTTCCGCGCGCTGCCGCTGGCCGACGGGGCTCACTTCGTGAAGCTGGCCGCGAAGCAGGAGAAGCGCCGCCAGCCCGAGCCGGTCTCCGTCACCCTGGTGCAGGAGCAGGCCCTGCTGTCCGCCAAGGACGAGCTGCTCCGGGCCGCCGACCGCCGCAACGCGCTGGAGCTGGACCTGGCCAAGGAGCGCGCGGACCGCTACGCCGAGGACTGTCTCCTGGAGTCACGGGAGGCGCTGGAGCACACGCGCGAGCAGTGGGTGGAGGCGCGCAAGCGGGTGCTCATGGCGGAGGACCCCTCGGAGCGCGTGAAAGCGCGGGCGCACGCGGACCGGCTGGAGCGGGACTACCGCCGGCGCCTGGCCTCGGTGCGCAACGAGGAGGAGAAGCGCTACGCCGCCAAGGACCGCGCGCTGGCGGACCTGGCCCAGAAGGCCAAGGTGACGGAGAAACGCTCCCTCATCGCCTCGGCGTACTTCTGGCTGAGCTGAACCGAGGGACGGTGCTGCGGGGACTCAGGGGCCGGACGGCGGCTCCGGGTCCTCCTCACCGGGAAGCAAGGGTTTGAGCCGCACCCAGGTGGCGCCCCAGCCCCCATCGCGCTCTTCCGCGGTCCTGAAGGATTCCACACTGGATAACTTGGGTAGCACACTGTGTACGGTTCTTCGCAGTGCCCCCGTCCCTTTGCCGTGGATGATGCGGACGTCCAGCAGGCCTTTTTGGCGGCACGCCCACAGGTACTCGGTGACCAGGTCCTTCACTGCCCGAGGCTGAAAAACATGCAAATCGAGATTCCCATCGATGGGAATTTCGACCACCTCCTCATCGAAGGGAGCTTCGGGGGGTGAGGCTTCCGACGGTGGTGGGCTGGACCTTCGGCTCATAAAAGCCCTCTAATTCCCGCTGCTTCTGCTCCGCCTCGCGGCGGCGGCGCTCCTTGGCCTCACGAAACTGCTGGCTGAGGGAGGAGACTTCCGTTCTCAGGGCGGAAAAATGTTTGCCCACATCCTTTCCAGAAACCCGCTCCTGGGTCTGCTGGCTCCCCTGCCCCCCCCTGGCGCCACCTGTCGCCGTCAGCTGCACAACGAGGGCTGCCATCATCAAAGGGTTCATGGCCCTGCCTCATAGCAAGAGCTGTGCTCAAGCTTCCCGGAAGAGTGATTCCGTCCAGAAAGAGACCTTCTAGCCACCAAGCACCGCATCAATGCTGGCGGCGAGCTTGAGGGCGGACCGGGGCGCACTGCCCTCCGCCTTGTTGTTGATGATGACGTAGGAGGGCAGCCCCTTGCGCGTCGCGGCGGCGCAGACCCCTGCCAGGGCTTCCCGGGTCACCGTGTCCTCGTCCACCAGCGTGTGGAACGGAGCATAGCGGGCTCGGGCCTCCTCGTAGCCCAGGTGCGGCGGCAGCATCCACCGGACCACCAGGGCCCGGGAGGTGAGCGCCCGCGTGCGCAGCACCTGCTGCACCACGGGCGGCATCTGCCGCCACACGGACAGCACGGGGCAGACCCCGAGTTCCTCCAACGCCTGGGCAAAGCCCTCCGTGAGCAGCTCCTCGTTGCGCACCTCCACCGCGTAGAGCGGCCCCCGGGGCAGCGCCGCGAAGAAGGCGTGAAGCCGCTCGACGAAGCGCGCCGGGCCACCAAACCCCCGCGTGTCCTGCGGTGGAAACTGAAAGACGAGCGGCCCCGCCTTGTCCCCCAGCCCCTCCACGAAGGGCGCCACCACCATGTCGGCGGCGTAGCTGGCGTTCAGGAAGCGGTCATTGGGCTGGCCCCGGTGAACGCCATAGCGCTCGTGGGCGGGGTAGCGCGCCAGGGTGCACACCTCGTGGGCCTTCACCAGGAGGCGGAAGGCCTCCGGCACCTGCGCGGCATACTCGGAGAAGGTGATGGAGGAGATGGGGCCATAGAAGGTCCGGTCCACCCCCACCGTGCGCAGGACCGGGTGGCGCCCGTAGGCCAGCAGGCCCTCCCGGGCCAGCGTCGCCTGGGCCGCTTCCCGGTCGTAGACGATGCCCGTCCAGCCGGGAAAGGCCCAGGAGGAGGTGCCCAGGTGAATTCCCGGGGGCAGGCGCTCGCCCAGGGCGCGCACGTCGTCCGCGACGGGCGCGGGCCCCACGGGCTCCGCCCGGCGCGAGCGGCGCGGGGGCGGTTCGGAGACGGCTCCGGTGAAGAGGTTCAGCTGCGAGGGTTCTCGAGAGGGCATGGCGGCTCCAACCGGGCGCAGGAAGACCCGTACCCGCAGGAATTAACGCGAGTACCGATACAATGCACCAGGTTGGGTCCGGGCGAGCCGACTCTCTGCGTTGCCTGCCCGCTCCTCAGACGGGCGGCGGGGCTTTACTGCAAGACACCGTCCTCGAAGGCCGCGAGCTGGCCCTCCAGCTTCCACTGGAGCGCGGCCTTCTTATGGGCGCCGAGGTAGCGCTCGCACGCGGCCGAGACCTGCGCCGCCCCCAGCGCGTCCTGGGCGCAGTCGCTCACCGGCTTCCCGTAAGCGGTGCGGTCCGTCCAGAGGCTCTCGCCCTCGACGAAGGCGTGCTGCAGGCTGACCCGCGCCATGTACTTCAGCGTCCTGTAGTCCAGGCGCTGGTCCGTGGCGGCGGCGACGTATTCCTCGGTGATGGACCCGCGCAGGATGCCCTGATCATCCGTCGCCAGGGTGACGGGCACCTGCTGCTCCAGGTACTTGGAGAGCGGGTGCTGGGCGCCCGAGACCCCGAGCAGGACGCGGTTCGACGTGAGGCAGATCTCCACCATCACCCCGGCCTCGTGCATGTCCCGCAGGAGGTCCTCCGCCCCGTCCCCGGCCGTCTCGCGCATGACGTCCACGCTGTGGCCGATGCGCTCCGCATGCGCCTTCTCCACGGCCTCGCGGATGTGGAAGGTCAGGTGGCCCTGCGCCTCGGGCGGCAACACCTCGGGGATGAGCTCCCCCGCGTGCAGGGAGATGTGGACGGTCTTTCGGCCGGGCTGGCCGTCATTGAAGTCGTCCAGCGTGCCCAGGGCGAACATCTCGTCGGAGTAGAAGGCGAGCGACTTCGGGTTCTCCTCCGGGGAGACCAGGTTGATGCCCACCATCTCAGGCACCACCTGCGCCAGCTCGTAGGCATACACCCACTGGCCGAACACCGAGGCCCGCTCCGCCGTGCGGTTGGCCGAGGCGATCAGCCGCACCTCCACGTCACAGCCAGGGTCCGCCGAGGCAGTCCCACAGCGCATCAGCTGGCGGGCGCCGCCCAGGAACGCCGCGATGTTGGCGGCCTGAGCCTGGATGGCGGGCCGGAATGCCGGATCGGCGATGATCTGCTCGCGCTTGGCCAGCAGCGTCGCCGCGTCCCAGGGATCGGCCGGGCTGAAGAGGCGCATCGCGATGTTGCCCCCCGTCCCCGCGCCAAACCCCTGCATCAGCTCCACGTAGATTTGCCGGTTGCGGCCCGCGGTGGACAGGACGTCGGCGAAGATGTCATCGCCCCGCGCCTCGGTCTGCACGGCGCCATACTTGCCGAACGCATCGAAGAAGTGCTGGTGCGCCTCGAGCAGCGGGCCGGAAAAGCCCTCCATCGACCAGGCGCCGAGCACCTGGGAATAGAACTCGCTGTCACTCATCGCGCTGGCAAGCGGGACCGTGTTGTTCGCGCAGGGATTGCTGGCCACATACGTGGAGGTATCCACGCACGCGCCATCCTCGGCGCCCCACTGGATGAGCTTCTCGGTGGTGATGGCGCCCGAGGTATGGGAGTGCAAGTCACCGCCCTTGGGCATCTCCCGGAGGAAGGCCTCCAGCGCCGCGCTGTCCGTGCGCAGCGACTCCATGTGGCCGTTCACCCGCGTTTCGCGGTCCACTTCCGGTGGGGATGACTCGTCACCGCAACTGGCAAGACAGAGGACACTCACCGCCACGGACAAAGAGAGCTTGGTCATGCCACGCATCTGACTGCCGCGTCTCCAAGCAGACCAAGCCACCCGCCGGGGGCACTGTCTCCCAAATGACTTTCTTCAGGACAACCCCTGCCCTGTCAACGGAAGACCTGTCTGGCAAGGCAGGGCCTTCCTCAGGGCGCGGGTTTCACGTCCGTGTTCTGCCCTGCGACAATCCTCCACTGCCCGGAGCCCTTCTTCATCACGTACCGCATCCGGGTTCGCAGCAGCCCGGCCTCGGTGTTCTGCACTCCCGGAGGAAGCCTGCTGTGCCCCGTCACCTCGTGGACCGCATCCACCACGGCGATGTTCGCCTCAGGAAACAGGATCTTCTGCACCGTCACCTGGGTCCGGCTTCCCTTGAAGACGGTGGCGAAGATGGCGGCGTGCCGTTCCTCGATCTGGGCGCGCCCCTCGAAGACGGTTCCCACGATGTTGATGAACGTCGCGTCTTCGGTGAAGTCCTTGGACCAGGCTGCCGCATCGCCCTGGTTCCAGGCCTCGGCCTGAGCCGTCACGAGCCCCTGAAGGGCCGCCTGGTCCTGTGGGGAGGTCCCCTGGGCCGCGCCATGGGCACATGCCGTGGAAAACAAGAACACCAAAGTCAGCCATGATGCCGTCAAGGCCGTACGAGTCATGCGTCCATCCATCCAAGAAAAAGGGAGGGGGCATGGTACATCGATGGCCCTAGGACGGAACTTTCCCGGTTGGAGACCGGGACGCTCCGAGCCTTCACCGAGCCCAACCCTGGAGGCAGTCTGATGCAGGCTGGCCGGCATCCCTCACTCCGCTGTGCGTGCCGCACCGGGCAGGATTATCGCCTCCCCCTGGGGATGAGCCGCGGCCCTCCCGGCCGCGGGCTCAAAGACAGACCAGGGGGAGCGAGCATGTGCGGAATCGCGGGATGGATTGACTTTGATCGGAACCTGACACGGGAGCGAGCCATCGCGGAAGGGATGACGCGGACACTGCACAGCCGGGGGCCTGACGACTCCGGGTTGTGGTTGGACTCCCATGCCGCCCTGGGGCACCGGCGTCTGTCCATCATCGACCTCGAGGGCGGACGCCAGCCCATGACCGCCGAGGAGAATGGCCAAACCGTGGCGGTGCTCGTCTATACCGGCGAGGTCTACAACTTCCGGGAGTTGAAGACCGAGCTCGTGTCGCTCGGTCACTCGTTCCGGACGCAGAGCGACACCGAGGTTGTCCTCGAAGCCTACCGGCACTGGGGGCCCGCTTTCCCCGAGCGCCTTAATGGCATGTTCTCCTTCGCCCTATGGGACGCGCGCAAGCAGACGCTGTTGCTCGTGCGCGACCGCCTGGGCATCAAGCCCCTGTATTACCTGCCCACGCCGCATGGCGTGCTGTTCGGCTCGGAGCCCAAGGCCATTCTCGCGCACCCGGGTGTACGGGCCGAGGTGGATGAGGACGGCCTGCGCGAGCTGCTCGCGTTCACCAAGACGCCGGGAGAGGCCATCTTCCGGGGCATGCGCGAGGTGCGCCCGGGCCATGTGGTGACGGTGACGCGCGGCGGCCTCCGGGAGCGGGCCTACTGGAAGCTCGAGGCCCGGCCCCACACGGATGACCTGAAGACCACGGTGCGCACCATCCGCGAGCTGCTCGAGGACATCGTCTCGCGCCAGCTCATCGCCGATGTGCCGCTCTGCACGCTGCTGTCCGGGGGCCTGGACTCCAGCATCATCACCGCGCTGTCACAGCGGGCCCTGGCCGCCCAGGGCGCCGGGCCCGTGCGCTCGTTCGCCGTGGACTTCGTCAACAACGCGCGGGACTTCACCCCGGACGAGGTGCGTGCCACGCCCGACGCGCCCTTCGTGCAGGAGGTGGCCGTGCATGTCCAATCGCATCACACCAACATCGTCCTGTCCGCAGGCGACCTGGCGGCGCCCCACGTCCGTGCCGCCGTGCTGCACGCGAGGGATCTGCCCATCAGCATGGGGGACATGGATCCGTCGATGTACCTGCTCTTCCGCGCCATCCGTCAGCACTCCACCGTGGCGCTCTCCGGCGAGTCGGCGGACGAGGTATTCGGTGGCTACTCCTGGTTCCATGATCCTCAGACCATCGCAGCCCCCACCTTCCCATGGCAGACCGCGGCGTTGCATCTCTTTGGCTCGCTCCAGGACGCCCTGGCGCCGGGCCTGCTGCGGCGGCTTGGCGTGAAGGAGTACATCCGGGCGCGCTACGACGAGGCGCTCGCCGAGGTGCCCCGGCTGGAGGGGGAGACCGGGCTGGAGCGGCGCATGCGCGAGGTGTTCTACCTGCACCTCACGCGCTTCCTGCAGATTCTCCTCGACCGCAAGGATCGCACGAGCATGGCCACGGGCCTGGAGGTGCGCGTGCCGTTCTGCGACCACCGCCTGGTGGAGTACCTGTTCAACGTCCCCTGGGCGATGAAGACCTTCGACGGCAGGGAGAAGAGCCTCCTGCGGGCAGCGGCGGCGGACTTGCTGCCGAAGTCCGTGCTGGAGCGGCGCAAGAGCCCATACCCCTCCACGAAGGACCCCGAGTACACGCGCCTCCTGCACCAGCAGTTCACCCGCCTGCGTGAGCGAACGGGAGCCCCGGTGAGGCCACTGCTCGCGCAGGAGCCCCTGGGGAAGGAGTTCCCGTGGACGAGGCCTTACATGGAACAGGTGTTGATGTTCAATGCGTGGCTCGAGGACTACGGAGTGAAGGTGGAGGCGAGGAGTTACCGGCCATCCGATGTGTTGGGCCTTTCGGGCGCAATGACTGGCATGTAGCAAAACCCTTTCCACTCATAGCCTTCGGCCCCGCAGGGTGGGGAGACCGTTCCGACCTGGCTCCAACACGCCTTGTTGACTTCTACCTCCCATCGGGGTCGGCACGGCGGCCGCTTCTGCCCTTTGAGCGGGCCTTTCGGCATATCAAGCGTCACAGCACTGCGGGATGCCTCCGCGGTGCCATGCCCAATCATGAAGAGGGACGAGGTCTCGGCTGCGGCGTCCGCCAATCCTATCCTCCCCTGCTCCTCCAGGCCCGCATCAGGCAGGGCCATCCAAGACTCATCCGGGATGTACGGGGCGGACAAAGCAATCACGAGGTAGGCCCCTGCGACGACTCCCGCCGGAACGGCCAGGGCCCCTCCCCGCCACCGAGGCACATCCCGTGAGCGGGCTGCGGCGTGTACCTCCGGAGCGACGCGTTCCACCGCACCCTCCAGAGGAAGGTCCGCAGCCGCCCCTGCCCTGGCGGCAACCCGCTCCAGCACCTCTGCCCACTCGCTCGCATCCCCTCGCTGGCTGGGCCCGTCCGCCAGCATCCGCTCAATGAGCGCGGACAGTTCGGGGCTCACCCAGCGATTGAGCACGTGCGCGGGGGGACGTCCTGCCCTGCCGCCCTGTCTTCTGACTTGTTTCGCCTCCAGGTCCGTCCCAGGGGGCGGATGCGTCCCCGTCACCACCCGGTAGGCCATGACGCCCAGCGCGTACACGTCGTCCTCAGCACTCGCCGAGTAGGCACCGCCTCGCTTCCGGTGAGTCCACAGGTGACGCAATGCCTGGGGGCTCCGGTAAAGCCGCGTCCCGGGTGCCAGCGGCCCCTCCGTCAACGGCCGGGCGCCGACGTACGTCCCGCATCCGAAGTCCATCAACCAGGCTTCCCCTTTCGGCCCCACCAGGACATTGTCGCCCTTGACGTCCCGGTGCAGCCCCTTCGCCCTGTGAGTGGCCTCCAGCGCTTGCGCCAGCTGCGCCAGGATCTGGAGAACCTGCCGGGAGGTAGGACTTCTCAGCCGAGCCCAATCGTAGAGGGGCATCCCCTCCACCCACTCCATCACCAGATACGGGTACGGCATGTTCCAGGGGCCGCCCACCCATTCTCCACGGCCCAGCAGCCTCGGCACCCTGGGGTGGCGAATCCGCGACAGCAGGTCCGCTTCCCGCTCGAATCGCTCATCTCTTGGATGCAGCGCCAGTTTCAGGGCCCCCTTAGCCGCCCCCCCTCCCTCCCGTTCCGCCCGGTACACAGCGCCATAGGTGCCCCTTCCCACCTGCCCTGACAGGCGCCAGGGACCCAGCACCGTGCCAGGCACGAGGGCATCGGGGGACGCAGCTTCCGGGCACGGCTGTCGAGGCGGGCTGCTCATGTCATACGCAAGCCTACGCCTTGAGTTTCTCTGTGTCAGCCCCCCCTCTTGGGTAGTGCTCAATGCCAGGAATGCCCCTCTGGCAAACGGCTGCTCTCAGAGAGAGGCGCTACACCTTGAGCCGGATGGCTCCGGGCAGGATGGTCATCTTCGCGGGCAGACGGCCGGGCACTTCCCCATCCACCTCGATGAGCACCTCCTGGCCGTTCTCGCTCTCCGCCTCGAACGAGCGGCACTGGAGCTGCCGGGTGCCCTTCCACGTCACGTGCTGGCCGTTGTAGATGCCCTTGGACTTGAAGATGAAGTCATTCAGCCCGTAGCCGCTCCAGACGGTGACATCGAAGAGCCCATCGTGCGTCAGCGCGCTGGGCGCCACGCACATGCCGCTGCCGAAGTAACGCCCGTTGGCCACCGCCACCACGGTGACGGACACCGGATCCTGCGAGCCCGCGTCCGCGCGGATGCGCACCTTGGGCGCGGAGTACTTGACCAGCCCCTTCACCGTCCCCCACATGAAGCTCAGGTTCCCGCCCAGCGCCTTGCTGCTGGTATTCACCTCGTGCGCCACCACCGCGCTCACGCCGAACGAGGCGATGTTGGCGAAGTAGCGCTGCTCCGGCTTGCCCTCGTGGTTGACGTACTCCACGAACCCCACGTCGAAGGGCTCCGTGTGCTCGGAGCGAAGCCGCGCCAGCGCCGAGTCCAGCTCCAGGTCCCACCCGAAGGCGCGCCGGAAGTCGCCCCCCGTTCCCCGGGGGATGATGCCCAGGGCCGCGCGCGGGTTGATGGCACGCCCGTCGTGGAAGAAGCCGTTGAGCACCTCGTTGATGGTGCCATCCCCGCCCACCGCGACGACACACTCGTAGCCGTCCTGCACGGCCTTCCGGGCAATCCGCGCCGCGTCCATGGCGCCCTCGGTGAACCCGTGCCCGAACTCGCCGATGGCCCGGTTCACCTGGGCGGAGAGCTCCGCCCAGCGTTTGCCCGTCTGCCCCCCGGCGCTACGTGGGTTGACCACGAGGAACGTCTTCATTCAGCCGCTCTCCTCCTGCCTGATAGCGGGGCGTTACCATACCCTGACCCCTCGGAGATACGCCCAGCGCACTTCAGGGGCCCCCGGGGCTCAGGCGCGCAACTCCCCCTCCAGCACCGTCACCGCCACCCCGCCGATGCGCACCCGGCTTTCCCCGGCCGAGTCCCCCAGGACCTCCAGGTCTACCCGTCCGGGCTTGCCCATGGCATCCCCCTGCTCCACCCGCGCGCGCAGCCGCTGCCCAGGGCCCGGCGCCTTCAGAACGCCGTGCGTCACGAGGTAGCTGGCCAGGAGCCCGCTGGCGGAGCCCGTCACGGGGTCCTCGGGGATGCCCACCGCCGGTGCGAAGTAGCGCGACTGGGCCGCATGCCCAGCCTCCACCGTCTCCCGGGTGAAGAGGAACACCCCCTGGATGCCATGACGCACCGTGGCCTCGGCCAGCGGCCCCGTGCGCGGGAACAGCGTCCAGAGCTCGTCGCGGCGCGCCATGGGCACGAAGAGGCTGTGGCCCGAGAACAGCACCGGCAGCGAGCCGTCCACCATCTGCGCCGTTCCCCCGAGCAGGGGCATCAGCGTCTCAAGGGGCACGGGGCTGGGCGTCCAGGGGTACTGCGGGGTGGCGATCCAGGCCCGGCTGTGCCGCGCATCCACGGGCTCCAGCTCGACACGCAAGGTGCCCGCCGCGCAGTCGAGCTGGCACTCCCCCTGGCGCGGCAGCAGCCCCTGCTCGCTCAGCAGGTGGAGGGCCGCCACGGTTGCATGGCCGCAGAAGGCGATCTCCTTACCGGGGGAGAAGTAGCGCAGCCGGACCCGGCCCTCGGCCGGCCCGGAGACAGCGAAGGCCGTCTCCGAGGCCGCCACACAGGCGGCGATCCGCTGCATCTCCGCGGCCTCCAGGTGCCCGGCCTCCAGCACCACGCCCGCGCGGTTGCCCGCCCCCGGCGTCCGGGTGAAGGCATCGACGATGGAAACCCGCATGGAGAACCTACTTCTGCGGCGCGGGGGGCGGCGCGGAGCGGACGTGGACCTCCTTGAGCTGCCGGTCATCCACCTCGCCCGGAGCGCCCGTCATCAGGTCCGTGCCCGTCTTCGACTTGGGGAACGGAATCACGTCGCGCAGGGACTCCGCGCCGGTCAGCAGCATGACGAGCCGGTCCATGCCCAGGGCGATGCCACCGTGCGGCGGCGCGCCGTACTTGAGCGCATCCAGCAGGAAGCCGAACTTCGTCCGGGCCTCCTCCTCCTCGATGCCGAGCGCCTTGAAGACCTCCGCCTGGACCTTCGGATCATGGAGCCGGATGGAGCCGCCGCCGATCTCGAAGCCGTTGAGCACCACGTCATAGCGGTGGCACTTCACGCGGCCCGGATCCGTCAGCAGGTACTGCACGTCCCCGTCGTGCGGCCGGGTGAAGGCATGGTGCGCGGCCGCCCACGTCTTGCTGTCCTCGTCGTACTCGAACAGGGGCGGGTTGACGACCCACAGGAAGCGCCAGTTGCCGCCGCTGCCGTACTCGGGGATGAGGCCCAGCTTCTTGGCCACGTGCACGCGCAGGTTGGCCATCACCGTGTGCACCAGCGACTCGCGGCCGAACTGGAACAGGAGGAGGTCGCCCGTCTTCGCGTTGCACGCCTGGTTGATGGCCTGCCGGAGCGCGGGAGTAATCGTCTTCGCCAGCGGCGACTGCGTCCACTCCCCGCCCTCGCCCACCTTGGCGCGCGCCAGGCCCCGGGCGCCGGCCTGCTTGGCGAACTCCTCCAGCTTGTCGGACTCGGCGCGGCTCAGCGGCTTGTCCGCCGGGATGACCATGGCCTTGACGATGCCCTTGTGCTGCACCGCCTCCCAGATGAGCGGCACCCCGCCGCCCTCGCCGTGCTCGCGGATGAGGTCCGTCAGGACGATGTGCTCCAGCCCGAAGCGCAGGTCCGGCTTGTCGTTGCCGTACTTCGCCATGGACTCG
This genomic interval from Stigmatella aurantiaca contains the following:
- a CDS encoding adenosine deaminase, producing the protein MTKLSLSVAVSVLCLASCGDESSPPEVDRETRVNGHMESLRTDSAALEAFLREMPKGGDLHSHTSGAITTEKLIQWGAEDGACVDTSTYVASNPCANNTVPLASAMSDSEFYSQVLGAWSMEGFSGPLLEAHQHFFDAFGKYGAVQTEARGDDIFADVLSTAGRNRQIYVELMQGFGAGTGGNIAMRLFSPADPWDAATLLAKREQIIADPAFRPAIQAQAANIAAFLGGARQLMRCGTASADPGCDVEVRLIASANRTAERASVFGQWVYAYELAQVVPEMVGINLVSPEENPKSLAFYSDEMFALGTLDDFNDGQPGRKTVHISLHAGELIPEVLPPEAQGHLTFHIREAVEKAHAERIGHSVDVMRETAGDGAEDLLRDMHEAGVMVEICLTSNRVLLGVSGAQHPLSKYLEQQVPVTLATDDQGILRGSITEEYVAAATDQRLDYRTLKYMARVSLQHAFVEGESLWTDRTAYGKPVSDCAQDALGAAQVSAACERYLGAHKKAALQWKLEGQLAAFEDGVLQ
- a CDS encoding serine/threonine protein kinase, with the translated sequence MSSPPRQPCPEAASPDALVPGTVLGPWRLSGQVGRGTYGAVYRAEREGGGAAKGALKLALHPRDERFEREADLLSRIRHPRVPRLLGRGEWVGGPWNMPYPYLVMEWVEGMPLYDWARLRSPTSRQVLQILAQLAQALEATHRAKGLHRDVKGDNVLVGPKGEAWLMDFGCGTYVGARPLTEGPLAPGTRLYRSPQALRHLWTHRKRGGAYSASAEDDVYALGVMAYRVVTGTHPPPGTDLEAKQVRRQGGRAGRPPAHVLNRWVSPELSALIERMLADGPSQRGDASEWAEVLERVAARAGAAADLPLEGAVERVAPEVHAAARSRDVPRWRGGALAVPAGVVAGAYLVIALSAPYIPDESWMALPDAGLEEQGRIGLADAAAETSSLFMIGHGTAEASRSAVTLDMPKGPLKGQKRPPCRPRWEVEVNKACWSQVGTVSPPCGAEGYEWKGFCYMPVIAPERPNTSDGR
- a CDS encoding diacylglycerol/lipid kinase family protein, coding for MKTFLVVNPRSAGGQTGKRWAELSAQVNRAIGEFGHGFTEGAMDAARIARKAVQDGYECVVAVGGDGTINEVLNGFFHDGRAINPRAALGIIPRGTGGDFRRAFGWDLELDSALARLRSEHTEPFDVGFVEYVNHEGKPEQRYFANIASFGVSAVVAHEVNTSSKALGGNLSFMWGTVKGLVKYSAPKVRIRADAGSQDPVSVTVVAVANGRYFGSGMCVAPSALTHDGLFDVTVWSGYGLNDFIFKSKGIYNGQHVTWKGTRQLQCRSFEAESENGQEVLIEVDGEVPGRLPAKMTILPGAIRLKV
- a CDS encoding DUF72 domain-containing protein, translating into MPSREPSQLNLFTGAVSEPPPRRSRRAEPVGPAPVADDVRALGERLPPGIHLGTSSWAFPGWTGIVYDREAAQATLAREGLLAYGRHPVLRTVGVDRTFYGPISSITFSEYAAQVPEAFRLLVKAHEVCTLARYPAHERYGVHRGQPNDRFLNASYAADMVVAPFVEGLGDKAGPLVFQFPPQDTRGFGGPARFVERLHAFFAALPRGPLYAVEVRNEELLTEGFAQALEELGVCPVLSVWRQMPPVVQQVLRTRALTSRALVVRWMLPPHLGYEEARARYAPFHTLVDEDTVTREALAGVCAAATRKGLPSYVIINNKAEGSAPRSALKLAASIDAVLGG
- the aspS gene encoding aspartate--tRNA ligase; this encodes MAVPFISEVKRTHTCGQLTKEQLGQEVVLFGWVQNRRDHGGAVFIDLRDREGLTQVVFEPDAKEAHELAGQLRLEFCIGVRGKVISRGKNVNPKMKTGEIEVKADALTIFNRSEPTPFLIEDAIDTAEDKRLAHRYLDLRRKPLQQSLMTRSKMNALTRSYMVQNGFLELETPFMGKYTPGGARNFLVPSRLNAGKFYALAESPQLYKQLFMVAGFDRYFQIVKCFRDEDLRLDRQPEFTQIDVEMSFVNQDDIFTMIEGLIQKLWKEVLGVDVPTPFMRMNFDESMAKYGNDKPDLRFGLEHIVLTDLIREHGEGGGVPLIWEAVQHKGIVKAMVIPADKPLSRAESDKLEEFAKQAGARGLARAKVGEGGEWTQSPLAKTITPALRQAINQACNAKTGDLLLFQFGRESLVHTVMANLRVHVAKKLGLIPEYGSGGNWRFLWVVNPPLFEYDEDSKTWAAAHHAFTRPHDGDVQYLLTDPGRVKCHRYDVVLNGFEIGGGSIRLHDPKVQAEVFKALGIEEEEARTKFGFLLDALKYGAPPHGGIALGMDRLVMLLTGAESLRDVIPFPKSKTGTDLMTGAPGEVDDRQLKEVHVRSAPPPAPQK
- a CDS encoding PhzF family phenazine biosynthesis protein, which translates into the protein MRVSIVDAFTRTPGAGNRAGVVLEAGHLEAAEMQRIAACVAASETAFAVSGPAEGRVRLRYFSPGKEIAFCGHATVAALHLLSEQGLLPRQGECQLDCAAGTLRVELEPVDARHSRAWIATPQYPWTPSPVPLETLMPLLGGTAQMVDGSLPVLFSGHSLFVPMARRDELWTLFPRTGPLAEATVRHGIQGVFLFTRETVEAGHAAQSRYFAPAVGIPEDPVTGSASGLLASYLVTHGVLKAPGPGQRLRARVEQGDAMGKPGRVDLEVLGDSAGESRVRIGGVAVTVLEGELRA
- the asnB gene encoding asparagine synthase (glutamine-hydrolyzing); this encodes MCGIAGWIDFDRNLTRERAIAEGMTRTLHSRGPDDSGLWLDSHAALGHRRLSIIDLEGGRQPMTAEENGQTVAVLVYTGEVYNFRELKTELVSLGHSFRTQSDTEVVLEAYRHWGPAFPERLNGMFSFALWDARKQTLLLVRDRLGIKPLYYLPTPHGVLFGSEPKAILAHPGVRAEVDEDGLRELLAFTKTPGEAIFRGMREVRPGHVVTVTRGGLRERAYWKLEARPHTDDLKTTVRTIRELLEDIVSRQLIADVPLCTLLSGGLDSSIITALSQRALAAQGAGPVRSFAVDFVNNARDFTPDEVRATPDAPFVQEVAVHVQSHHTNIVLSAGDLAAPHVRAAVLHARDLPISMGDMDPSMYLLFRAIRQHSTVALSGESADEVFGGYSWFHDPQTIAAPTFPWQTAALHLFGSLQDALAPGLLRRLGVKEYIRARYDEALAEVPRLEGETGLERRMREVFYLHLTRFLQILLDRKDRTSMATGLEVRVPFCDHRLVEYLFNVPWAMKTFDGREKSLLRAAAADLLPKSVLERRKSPYPSTKDPEYTRLLHQQFTRLRERTGAPVRPLLAQEPLGKEFPWTRPYMEQVLMFNAWLEDYGVKVEARSYRPSDVLGLSGAMTGM
- a CDS encoding Smr/MutS family protein; translation: MSRRSSPPPSEASPPEAPFDEEVVEIPIDGNLDLHVFQPRAVKDLVTEYLWACRQKGLLDVRIIHGKGTGALRRTVHSVLPKLSSVESFRTAEERDGGWGATWVRLKPLLPGEEDPEPPSGP
- a CDS encoding SgcJ/EcaC family oxidoreductase encodes the protein MFLFSTACAHGAAQGTSPQDQAALQGLVTAQAEAWNQGDAAAWSKDFTEDATFINIVGTVFEGRAQIEERHAAIFATVFKGSRTQVTVQKILFPEANIAVVDAVHEVTGHSRLPPGVQNTEAGLLRTRMRYVMKKGSGQWRIVAGQNTDVKPAP